AAAATACCTTGCGAGAGCTCAGGCTGATAAGGTGTATAAGAACTATAAAACTCAGCTCTTTGAGCTACAGCTTTTACAGCGCTAGGTACGTAATGGTCATAGCAGCCAGCTCCTATAAATACCAAACGCTTTTTTGTACTCTCAGTTATATTTTCAAGCTCTTTTTTAAGTTCAAGCTCTGAAACTCCTTCAGGAATGGCGAGTTCTGAAATTCTTATGTCGGTAGGTATGCTAGCAAATAACTCCTCAATATCTTTTATTCCAAGCTCTTCGAGCATCTCACGCTTTAAATTAATATTAGGAATATAGCAAGTCATTTTTGTAGTTGTTTATATTGCTCAGGGGTTAGAAGCTCTTCTAGCTCTTCAGGTTTAGTAATTTCTAGAACTGCAAGCCATCCTTCTCCGTAAGGGTCTTTATTGACAAGCTCAGGTGAGTTTTGGACCTTTTCGTTTATCTCTATAATTTTTCCTGACAGCGGAGCGTAGAAATCAGCAACTGCTTTTACAGACTCCAAAGAGCCTAATCGCTCTTTTTTAGCTATTACTTTACCAATTTCAGGGAGCTCTGCATACACAATATCTAGGAGTTTAGATTGTGCGTAATCTGTTATTCCTACAATAGCTTTTTTGTTTTCAATTCTAACCCATTCATGGCTTTCTGTATACTTTAGATTTTCAGGCACTTTTACCATTTTTAATCACCCGGGATTTTTTTCTCTTTCCTGAAGCCCTTTTCTTTTTAGAAAAAAGAAAAGCCCTTCAGGGGAAAAGAAAAA
This window of the Candidatus Thermoplasmatota archaeon genome carries:
- the gcvH gene encoding glycine cleavage system protein GcvH, which encodes MVKVPENLKYTESHEWVRIENKKAIVGITDYAQSKLLDIVYAELPEIGKVIAKKERLGSLESVKAVADFYAPLSGKIIEINEKVQNSPELVNKDPYGEGWLAVLEITKPEELEELLTPEQYKQLQK